One Glycine max cultivar Williams 82 chromosome 4, Glycine_max_v4.0, whole genome shotgun sequence DNA segment encodes these proteins:
- the LOC102664181 gene encoding uncharacterized protein, whose translation MTVVSKLSSLSMRGTNPKLLSDDIIVDPIDLDSEQGTDHPGCFRFSVGCDNTILREVVEEVRMVWNVVLRGWRGVFTMMEHVGKVGFVPDGEGWFSQELPMSGCCSGAVVVDLKVGMCEADGENVNQIRVNEVSVGILSIVD comes from the coding sequence CGGTACCAATCCCAAACTTCTCTCCGATGACATCATCGTTGATCCTATTGACCTCGATTCCGAGCAAGGTACGGATCATCCAGGGTGTTTTCGCTTCAGCGTGGGTTGCGACAACACCATTTTGAGGGAAGTGGTGGAAGAGGTGAGGATGGTGTGGAACGTGGTGTTGAGAGGGTGGAGAGGGGTTTTCACGATGATGGAGCACGTGGGGAAGGTGGGGTTTGTGCCCGACGGCGAGGGGTGGTTTTCGCAGGAGTTGCCAATGTCGGGGTGTTGCTCTGGTGCGGTGGTGGTAGATTTGAAGGTGGGGATGTGTGAAGCGGATGGTGAGAATGTGAATCAGATTAGGGTGAACGAAGTGAGTGTGGGGATTTTGAGCATTGTGGATTGA